In Desulfobotulus pelophilus, the following proteins share a genomic window:
- the amrB gene encoding AmmeMemoRadiSam system protein B: MDKRTGRIRQPAVASLFYPKNADDLRKEVRMLMDKSDDFSFLRPKALVVPHAGYAYSGALAAVAYRALSERKDSVHRVVLLGPAHRVYLRGMALSTSSFFATPLGKIPVEKEEQLFLKDGFPWVRVMDTAHAMEHSLEVQLPFLQVALGPFTLLPILVGATSQSDVAAVLDSVWGGAETLVVISSDLSHFLDYDCANRLDTCTAEAIESLDPGGIGREAACGLYPLKGFLAVAGARGMTVHRLGLCNSGDVTDGMHSNGVVGYGAWAFMEKEG; this comes from the coding sequence ATGGACAAACGGACAGGCAGGATTCGCCAACCTGCTGTTGCCTCATTGTTTTATCCGAAGAATGCGGATGATCTGAGAAAAGAGGTCCGTATGCTCATGGATAAATCCGATGATTTCTCTTTTCTTCGCCCCAAGGCACTGGTGGTTCCCCATGCGGGGTATGCTTATTCCGGTGCCTTGGCCGCAGTGGCCTACAGAGCCCTGTCGGAGCGGAAGGACAGTGTTCACAGGGTGGTTCTGCTCGGGCCTGCCCACAGGGTGTACCTGCGCGGCATGGCCCTGTCCACAAGCAGTTTTTTTGCCACGCCTTTAGGGAAAATCCCGGTGGAGAAAGAGGAACAGCTTTTTCTGAAGGACGGATTCCCATGGGTCAGGGTGATGGATACGGCCCATGCCATGGAGCACAGCCTTGAAGTGCAGCTTCCTTTTTTACAAGTGGCCCTCGGACCGTTTACCCTGCTTCCCATTCTGGTGGGAGCGACATCGCAAAGTGATGTCGCTGCCGTTCTGGACAGCGTTTGGGGTGGCGCAGAAACCCTCGTTGTTATCAGCTCAGATCTGAGTCATTTTTTGGATTATGATTGTGCCAACAGGCTTGATACCTGTACTGCCGAAGCCATTGAAAGCCTGGATCCCGGTGGCATAGGCAGGGAAGCGGCCTGTGGACTCTATCCTTTGAAGGGTTTTCTGGCGGTAGCCGGAGCCCGTGGGATGACGGTTCATCGCCTGGGACTTTGCAATTCCGGTGATGTAACGGATGGTATGCATTCTAATGGCGTTGTGGGCTATGGTGCCTGGGCGTTTATGGAGAAAGAGGGATGA
- a CDS encoding motility protein A has protein sequence MDIASIVGLIAGAGFILMGILLGSGIGLFVNAPSMAIVIGGTIGATLVAFPLKDFSKVGKALKRIFMFKLEKPEDLVARLVEISNKARKGGLLSIEGDIKTIEDPYFASAIQMTVDGVKTADIAAIMQKKMGVVLRENKSGITLFTVMGAYAPAFGMIGTLIGLVQMLATLDDPSTIGPKMAVAMITTFYGAVMSNLVFLPMADKLKVRSAEEIKNMTLLYEGVISIREGEHPRLMEDKLNIYLMDAKQSKEDKKK, from the coding sequence ATGGATATTGCTTCCATTGTCGGACTGATTGCGGGTGCAGGCTTTATTCTCATGGGGATTCTCCTGGGAAGCGGTATCGGTCTCTTTGTCAACGCTCCTTCCATGGCCATTGTCATAGGGGGTACCATCGGGGCCACACTGGTTGCTTTTCCCCTCAAGGATTTTTCCAAAGTCGGCAAGGCGCTGAAACGTATTTTTATGTTCAAGCTTGAAAAGCCGGAAGATCTGGTTGCGCGGCTTGTGGAAATTTCCAATAAGGCAAGAAAAGGCGGCCTTCTTTCCATTGAGGGGGATATCAAAACCATTGAAGATCCCTATTTCGCATCTGCAATTCAGATGACCGTGGATGGGGTAAAGACCGCCGATATTGCTGCTATTATGCAAAAAAAAATGGGGGTTGTCCTCAGAGAGAATAAAAGCGGGATCACCCTTTTTACGGTCATGGGAGCCTATGCACCGGCATTCGGCATGATCGGTACGCTCATCGGTCTTGTCCAGATGCTGGCTACCCTTGATGACCCCTCCACCATCGGACCCAAAATGGCCGTGGCTATGATTACTACTTTTTATGGTGCCGTTATGAGTAATCTTGTTTTTCTTCCCATGGCGGACAAACTGAAGGTGAGGAGTGCAGAAGAGATTAAAAATATGACCCTTCTCTATGAAGGCGTGATTTCCATACGTGAGGGTGAACACCCACGTCTTATGGAAGACAAGCTGAACATCTATCTGATGGATGCCAAGCAGAGTAAGGAAGACAAGAAAAAGTAA
- the amrA gene encoding AmmeMemoRadiSam system protein A yields the protein MKRTGLTDAEKKILVDLAWAVIREGVRTGNNRMEGKKPSGDRFLQKGASFVTLTKEGGLRGCIGSLVVHRPLWEDVAANAWNAAFEDPRFSPLDISELPLLRLSVSVLTPAQPLSFASEEELLAQLRPGVDGLTIRAGGRSATFLPGVWEQLPVREVFFRQLKLKAGLREKGLPVGLYAERYGTEECD from the coding sequence ATGAAACGTACGGGACTGACGGACGCAGAAAAAAAGATTCTTGTGGACCTTGCATGGGCGGTAATCAGAGAAGGTGTCCGTACCGGAAACAACCGTATGGAGGGGAAAAAGCCCTCAGGAGACCGGTTTTTGCAGAAGGGCGCTTCCTTTGTGACTCTCACAAAGGAAGGCGGGCTTCGTGGCTGTATCGGTTCTCTGGTGGTCCACCGCCCTCTGTGGGAAGATGTGGCAGCCAATGCCTGGAATGCGGCTTTTGAAGACCCCCGTTTTTCTCCTCTGGATATTTCTGAACTTCCCCTTCTCCGTCTCTCTGTTTCTGTACTGACGCCAGCGCAGCCCCTTTCTTTTGCATCCGAGGAAGAGCTTCTTGCTCAGCTGCGTCCCGGTGTGGATGGGTTGACAATCCGCGCAGGCGGGCGGAGTGCTACCTTTTTGCCGGGTGTGTGGGAGCAGTTGCCCGTACGGGAGGTTTTTTTCCGGCAATTGAAGTTGAAGGCGGGTCTGAGGGAAAAGGGCCTGCCGGTCGGTTTGTATGCGGAACGCTACGGTACGGAAGAGTGTGACTGA
- a CDS encoding HD-GYP domain-containing protein, producing the protein MLLFVTEKELRKQVVEIGVISSGEKKERWLQQELTGLKAELAAEQKEKRFFARHCRQLRSLLENALEQNRLLADERKSLWSHIEKLQVRRRSALEKMIGLLSFLQECHGGGEGLEDQLLLTEAVGDELRLSFKEKWRLRQAVRLHRIGLFHLPHEQQTKPEICFSVTVKETLVQVPVASAHMVAQLEGLSGVARVLRHLGERYDGSGGPSGLKGENIPTESRILSAVLAYGSLVAAGQDRERALVRLGQEALWDPAVLAALRMLASQDDSGGRTVRIRLSDLAPGMVLAAPLHARAGAMLLPEGISVTEIHLEKLRAYSGAGPLDEMVRVYRSEEE; encoded by the coding sequence TTGCTGCTGTTTGTCACTGAAAAAGAATTGCGTAAGCAGGTTGTGGAGATCGGTGTGATATCATCCGGAGAAAAAAAAGAGCGCTGGCTGCAACAGGAGCTTACCGGACTGAAGGCGGAGCTGGCTGCTGAACAGAAGGAAAAGCGTTTTTTTGCACGGCATTGCAGGCAGCTTCGCAGCCTGCTTGAGAATGCTCTGGAACAAAACCGGCTTCTTGCTGATGAAAGAAAGTCATTATGGAGTCATATTGAAAAACTGCAGGTGAGACGGCGGTCCGCATTGGAAAAAATGATAGGTCTCCTGTCTTTTTTGCAGGAGTGTCATGGAGGAGGAGAGGGTCTGGAAGATCAGCTCCTGCTGACGGAAGCGGTCGGTGACGAGCTTCGACTTTCTTTTAAAGAAAAGTGGCGATTGAGGCAGGCGGTCAGGCTCCATCGAATCGGTTTGTTTCACCTTCCCCACGAACAGCAGACAAAGCCGGAGATCTGTTTCTCGGTCACTGTTAAGGAGACCCTGGTGCAGGTTCCCGTGGCATCGGCACACATGGTGGCGCAGCTCGAAGGGCTTTCAGGCGTTGCCAGAGTTCTGCGTCATCTGGGAGAGCGTTATGATGGCAGTGGGGGGCCATCGGGCCTGAAAGGAGAGAATATACCCACCGAAAGCCGGATTCTTTCAGCCGTGCTGGCTTACGGAAGTCTGGTTGCTGCAGGGCAGGACCGGGAACGGGCACTGGTCCGCCTCGGTCAGGAGGCGTTGTGGGATCCAGCGGTTCTGGCTGCCCTGCGTATGCTCGCCAGTCAGGATGACAGTGGGGGTCGGACTGTCCGGATCAGATTGTCCGACCTTGCTCCGGGCATGGTGCTGGCAGCTCCCCTCCATGCCCGCGCTGGAGCCATGCTTCTTCCGGAGGGCATCTCTGTGACGGAAATACACCTTGAAAAGCTGCGGGCATACAGTGGTGCAGGCCCCCTTGATGAGATGGTAAGGGTTTACAGGTCTGAGGAGGAGTGA
- a CDS encoding 4Fe-4S binding protein, whose protein sequence is MKEKPGRRLLQYGLALLVPLVIIGGLFWPWLGFLAAAMMVLMLTLMFFRGRWYCGWLCAMGAFHERMTTRVSLHRDLPPLFTKPWFRGLFFLLLMGLMITRLIQAGGDPEKTAAVFVMMWTVATVIALAFGVYFKPRAWCSFCPMGTIQGIFSPKTFLLQVNGNCSECGICRRVCPIQTFPGAYKNKGEVPSLECMRCKSCVENCPKKALTLPSPTTFRSPLENRCSGKR, encoded by the coding sequence ATGAAAGAAAAACCAGGACGCAGGCTTTTACAGTATGGCCTTGCCCTGCTCGTTCCACTGGTGATTATCGGGGGACTTTTCTGGCCATGGCTGGGCTTTCTGGCTGCAGCCATGATGGTACTCATGCTTACCCTCATGTTCTTTCGTGGCCGTTGGTACTGCGGCTGGCTCTGTGCCATGGGGGCCTTTCATGAACGCATGACAACCCGTGTCAGCCTGCACAGAGACCTCCCTCCCCTTTTTACAAAACCATGGTTTCGAGGACTTTTTTTCTTACTCCTCATGGGACTCATGATCACCCGCCTTATCCAGGCCGGGGGAGACCCGGAAAAAACAGCTGCCGTTTTTGTAATGATGTGGACCGTAGCCACAGTCATTGCCCTTGCATTCGGGGTGTATTTCAAACCCCGAGCCTGGTGCAGTTTCTGCCCCATGGGGACCATACAGGGGATTTTCTCTCCCAAAACATTCCTGCTGCAGGTGAACGGAAACTGTTCAGAATGCGGAATCTGCCGCAGGGTCTGTCCCATTCAGACCTTTCCGGGGGCCTATAAAAACAAGGGAGAAGTTCCCAGCCTCGAATGTATGCGGTGTAAAAGCTGTGTGGAAAACTGTCCGAAAAAAGCCCTTACCCTGCCTTCTCCAACAACCTTCCGATCCCCGCTGGAAAACCGCTGTTCAGGTAAACGATAA
- a CDS encoding (Fe-S)-binding protein produces the protein MTRPVCPDTALLSKSCDACISCETCFTACCTFEATGNPESTPMNRLAIIHRLLSGEAVLEEDIRNIYTCTECGRCDTVCPMEIPISETIAEGKVPMVAMGFGPLPRHNDMIAAIFAKGNAVNKDAATRLDWLPAEERPLAPLERPCDTLLYMGCMASWVDKATARACYFLLKKAGVAFTLMEDEFCCGIYPYNAGKREEARSIFTSMQKKFAELGISRIIVPCAGCHRTFSTYYPRMLTDFTIQTVHISEFLLTLIEEKRLTFTPVSRTITFHDSCKLGRKSGIYEAPRKLLQHMGYRLKELPENRENSRCCGAGAGVRSFAADLSMDISQQLLADIHETLLVTTCPFCIFNLGYTAKKKGQNLHISHIASLACEQLAP, from the coding sequence ATGACCAGGCCCGTCTGCCCCGATACAGCCCTGCTGTCAAAATCCTGTGATGCCTGTATTTCCTGCGAAACCTGTTTTACGGCCTGCTGCACTTTTGAAGCCACCGGAAACCCGGAATCAACTCCCATGAACCGACTGGCTATCATCCACCGTCTTCTTTCCGGGGAAGCCGTTCTGGAAGAAGACATCCGGAATATCTACACCTGTACGGAATGCGGTCGCTGCGATACGGTCTGCCCCATGGAGATTCCCATCTCCGAAACCATTGCCGAAGGCAAGGTTCCCATGGTTGCCATGGGATTCGGGCCGCTTCCCAGACACAATGACATGATTGCCGCTATTTTTGCCAAGGGCAATGCGGTGAACAAAGATGCCGCCACCCGACTGGACTGGCTTCCTGCGGAGGAAAGGCCCCTGGCCCCCCTTGAACGACCCTGTGACACCCTTCTTTATATGGGATGCATGGCTTCCTGGGTGGATAAGGCCACAGCCCGGGCCTGCTACTTTCTCCTGAAAAAAGCGGGCGTAGCCTTTACCCTGATGGAAGATGAATTCTGCTGCGGCATCTACCCGTACAATGCTGGAAAACGGGAAGAGGCTCGTAGCATTTTTACCTCCATGCAAAAAAAATTTGCAGAACTGGGGATCTCCCGTATCATTGTTCCCTGTGCAGGCTGCCACCGGACCTTTTCCACCTACTATCCCAGAATGCTTACAGACTTCACCATTCAGACCGTGCATATCAGTGAGTTCCTGCTCACACTCATCGAGGAAAAACGCCTTACCTTCACTCCGGTATCCCGTACGATCACCTTTCACGACTCCTGTAAACTGGGCAGAAAATCAGGTATCTATGAAGCCCCCCGAAAACTTCTGCAACACATGGGTTACAGGCTGAAGGAACTGCCGGAAAACCGTGAAAACTCCCGCTGCTGTGGGGCAGGGGCAGGCGTCCGGTCCTTTGCAGCCGATCTTTCCATGGATATCAGCCAGCAACTGCTGGCGGATATCCATGAAACATTACTGGTGACCACCTGTCCTTTCTGTATCTTCAACCTTGGCTATACGGCCAAAAAAAAGGGACAGAACCTGCATATTTCCCACATTGCCAGCCTTGCTTGCGAACAACTTGCGCCATAA
- a CDS encoding LysM peptidoglycan-binding domain-containing protein, producing the protein MIRRLLLHSLLISLLLCSAAAMADRHTPPPGVLELEDGFYYVVQKGDTLWDVSARFFNTAWYWPGLWAENDISISSHNPHWIYPGQKLRLALRGTISEPEPLPIITEKPLPEPEPPSYRFSPIHRVGFITPEPVEPSARIIAATESRDMISTSDRVYIAPSADRILPIAGRYIIYASPEKVRNPDNQRSYIGYLHYISGLVDITEHRNGLTIGHVSSAFRPIQEGDLLFPMPKRKPEIPLKPPVEGLEGKIIAGDLNQTMFAQEDIIYINFGKKDGVMPGQTYYLIEEKEISATGLKKDRRTDRIPFGAVFILDTRETASAAFVIDSRKNASIGTLVTSPIH; encoded by the coding sequence ATGATTCGACGCCTTCTCCTTCATTCACTTCTTATTTCCCTGCTGCTCTGTTCAGCGGCAGCCATGGCTGACCGCCATACTCCTCCTCCGGGGGTTCTGGAGCTTGAAGATGGATTTTATTATGTTGTTCAGAAAGGAGACACTCTCTGGGATGTTTCCGCCCGTTTTTTCAATACGGCATGGTACTGGCCAGGACTCTGGGCCGAAAACGACATAAGCATCAGCAGTCATAACCCCCACTGGATTTACCCGGGCCAGAAACTGCGCCTTGCACTCCGGGGCACTATTTCTGAACCCGAACCCCTTCCGATTATAACAGAAAAACCGCTGCCTGAGCCTGAACCACCTTCCTACCGGTTCTCGCCCATCCACAGAGTAGGCTTCATTACACCGGAACCGGTGGAACCGTCAGCCCGGATAATTGCTGCAACGGAAAGCCGGGACATGATCAGTACCAGCGACCGGGTCTATATCGCTCCCTCAGCGGATCGCATACTTCCCATAGCCGGCCGTTACATCATCTATGCCAGCCCTGAAAAGGTACGAAATCCGGATAATCAGCGCTCCTATATCGGTTATCTCCATTACATATCAGGACTTGTGGATATAACAGAACACAGAAACGGTCTTACCATAGGCCATGTCAGTTCGGCTTTCCGCCCCATACAGGAAGGGGACCTGCTCTTTCCCATGCCGAAACGCAAACCAGAAATTCCTCTCAAACCACCTGTTGAAGGCCTCGAGGGAAAAATCATAGCCGGAGATCTGAATCAAACGATGTTTGCCCAGGAAGATATAATCTATATTAACTTCGGCAAAAAAGACGGAGTGATGCCAGGCCAGACCTATTATCTGATTGAGGAAAAAGAAATTTCAGCCACAGGGTTAAAAAAAGACAGGCGTACAGACCGCATTCCCTTTGGGGCCGTTTTCATTCTTGATACACGGGAAACGGCTTCCGCAGCCTTTGTAATTGACTCCAGAAAAAATGCAAGCATAGGAACCCTTGTAACCAGTCCGATTCACTAA
- the amrS gene encoding AmmeMemoRadiSam system radical SAM enzyme, translated as MTGGAIYSRVLKDGRLQCLVCPHTCILKEGQRGRCFIRMAEGERVILTAYGRSSGCCVDPMEKKPLYHFLPGTAVLSFGTAGCNLSCRFCQNWELSRSRSMERMMVRSSPETIARAALRNGCRSVAYTYNDPVVFLEYAMDTAEACREHGIASVAVTAGYIQGKAREDFFCRMDAANVDLKGFSESFYGKYCGASLKPVLETLDYIRHETSLWLEVTTLVIPGHNDSDAELDALSAWIFEHLGADTPLHFTAFHPDHQFRHVQRTPVTVLQRARKRAMNQGLHYVMTGNVHDPAGSGTYCHHCGHLLIGRAVFCITEWQLSEGGCCCVCGTQCAGIFEKGPGQWGSESLTFRG; from the coding sequence ATGACAGGAGGAGCTATCTATTCCCGTGTGCTGAAAGACGGGCGCTTGCAGTGTCTGGTCTGCCCCCATACCTGCATTTTGAAAGAAGGGCAGCGGGGCCGTTGTTTTATACGTATGGCTGAAGGAGAACGGGTTATTCTCACCGCCTATGGCCGATCCTCCGGATGCTGCGTAGATCCTATGGAAAAAAAACCATTGTATCATTTTTTACCGGGAACGGCTGTACTTTCCTTTGGTACGGCAGGTTGTAATCTGAGCTGTCGTTTTTGCCAGAACTGGGAGCTGTCCCGATCCCGCAGCATGGAGCGGATGATGGTCAGATCTTCTCCCGAAACCATTGCGAGGGCTGCTCTGAGAAATGGATGCAGGAGCGTGGCCTATACCTACAATGATCCAGTTGTTTTTCTGGAATATGCCATGGATACGGCAGAGGCATGCAGGGAACACGGTATTGCTTCCGTAGCCGTAACGGCTGGCTATATTCAGGGGAAGGCCAGGGAAGATTTTTTTTGCCGGATGGATGCGGCCAATGTAGATCTGAAGGGTTTTTCCGAATCGTTTTACGGGAAGTACTGTGGTGCCTCTCTGAAGCCTGTTTTGGAAACACTGGATTATATACGTCATGAAACATCCCTTTGGCTGGAAGTGACCACTCTGGTCATTCCCGGGCACAATGATTCCGATGCGGAACTGGATGCATTGTCTGCCTGGATTTTTGAGCATCTGGGTGCGGATACTCCCCTTCACTTCACGGCTTTTCATCCGGACCATCAGTTTCGGCACGTGCAGAGAACTCCAGTAACGGTTTTACAGCGCGCCAGAAAAAGGGCCATGAATCAGGGACTTCATTATGTGATGACAGGCAATGTGCATGACCCGGCAGGGTCTGGTACGTACTGCCACCACTGCGGGCATTTGCTTATTGGGAGGGCTGTATTCTGTATTACGGAGTGGCAGCTTTCGGAAGGGGGATGCTGCTGTGTCTGTGGTACCCAATGTGCCGGGATTTTTGAAAAGGGCCCCGGTCAGTGGGGATCGGAGAGCCTGACTTTCAGGGGGTGA
- a CDS encoding YitT family protein, with amino-acid sequence MKRFVVDYGIIFFAGLLYAVALKYFVLPSQVILTGTEGVASALSYYFESYWLFVGLYLTFQALLLSFAFWKVSHTFALRSLLVVATVGSFLALMPDLQVAQPEPQNERMILVIFGGLLAGVAKAMALHKRGSTGDEDVLAAYFAMKYLKSVGYIAVFAAIVSTAFGLFMDFLKYGQLASAINTLMYTCIYIFVSTTTLNNFYRKFQLTMLSVITRRKDAVGAAIKAASSHRTYTVQKGIGGHSGERFWRVQTIITHEELPQFLAAVEGVDPECFYYYENIEGISKGYYISPIG; translated from the coding sequence ATGAAGCGTTTTGTGGTGGATTATGGCATTATTTTTTTTGCAGGCCTTTTGTATGCTGTTGCGCTGAAATATTTTGTTCTGCCTTCCCAGGTAATTCTGACGGGAACGGAAGGGGTTGCTTCGGCCCTTTCCTATTATTTTGAAAGTTACTGGCTTTTTGTGGGGCTCTATCTGACATTTCAGGCTTTACTGCTGAGTTTTGCTTTCTGGAAAGTGAGCCATACCTTTGCCCTGCGTTCTCTTCTGGTGGTGGCAACGGTGGGAAGCTTTCTCGCCCTGATGCCGGATCTGCAGGTAGCCCAGCCGGAGCCTCAGAATGAAAGGATGATTCTGGTCATTTTCGGAGGACTATTGGCTGGTGTGGCCAAGGCAATGGCTTTGCATAAGCGGGGATCCACGGGTGATGAGGACGTTCTGGCTGCCTATTTTGCCATGAAATATCTCAAATCCGTTGGATATATTGCTGTTTTTGCCGCCATTGTCTCCACGGCCTTCGGTCTTTTCATGGATTTTCTGAAGTACGGTCAGCTGGCTTCTGCTATTAATACACTGATGTATACCTGTATTTATATTTTTGTTTCAACCACTACCCTGAACAATTTTTACCGGAAATTTCAGCTGACCATGCTCTCTGTGATCACCCGCAGGAAAGATGCTGTGGGTGCAGCCATTAAAGCAGCCTCCAGTCATCGGACCTATACGGTTCAGAAAGGTATCGGCGGGCATTCTGGAGAACGGTTCTGGCGGGTGCAGACCATCATCACCCATGAAGAGCTGCCCCAGTTTCTTGCAGCTGTGGAAGGTGTTGACCCGGAGTGTTTCTACTATTATGAAAATATTGAGGGCATCTCAAAGGGTTACTATATTTCGCCCATAGGGTGA
- a CDS encoding HD domain-containing protein, producing MQRIVHLLFEALMLKRLPRSGYHFLGSGSESVAEHSFMITMIAYVMGQMNPEADQGKLMAMCLLHDLPEARMGDLNYVQKKYVCADEKKAVRDLVKGLSFGGEMVRLLDEFTQGESLEARLARDADQLAFLVDLKALADTGRRGPAKWMGVVEKRILTETGRSLAQSLLDTDWDAWWLEKYAEPPREG from the coding sequence ATGCAGCGTATCGTACATCTGCTTTTTGAAGCACTCATGCTGAAACGTTTACCCCGATCCGGGTATCATTTTTTGGGGTCAGGGAGTGAGAGTGTGGCCGAACACTCTTTTATGATCACTATGATTGCTTATGTCATGGGCCAGATGAATCCAGAAGCGGATCAGGGCAAGCTGATGGCCATGTGTCTGCTGCATGACCTTCCGGAAGCCAGAATGGGAGATCTGAACTATGTACAGAAAAAATATGTTTGCGCCGATGAAAAAAAAGCGGTGAGAGACCTTGTGAAAGGTTTGTCCTTTGGTGGTGAGATGGTAAGACTTCTGGATGAGTTCACTCAGGGAGAAAGTCTGGAGGCACGTCTGGCAAGGGATGCGGACCAACTGGCTTTCCTTGTGGACTTAAAGGCCCTTGCGGATACGGGCCGCAGGGGGCCGGCAAAGTGGATGGGGGTTGTGGAGAAAAGGATTCTGACGGAAACAGGCCGGAGTCTTGCCCAGAGTCTGCTGGATACAGACTGGGATGCCTGGTGGCTTGAAAAGTATGCCGAACCTCCCCGTGAAGGGTAA
- a CDS encoding NAD(P)H-dependent oxidoreductase has product MQITVISGSPKGELSVTLQSLRYLEKKFPEHSMHVVHVGQTIRSIEEKAERREEIRNLVKVSELVLFVHPVYTFSIPSQLKRFMEIVHETDLKEVFAGKYAAVLTTSIHFFDHSAHAYMRAVIEDLGMAFAGAFSADSYDLLNEREQQRLECFATDLLATVSLKRPVSRAYAPLAPFVWDYVPLSSPSVLDSRGKKVVIIQDKRYRGINAGAMADRLASRFPDADRIILEDIFIMGGCLGCVQCGFDHRCVFTGKDDFIRTYEDRIKPADILFFVMKIEDRMFSSLWKTFFDRGFYNTHTPTLREKQLGFVISGPLGQMAPFREVLTAFTEWQGAGLVDLVSDECADASVLDSQLDTLAERTVEASELGYVAPPTFLGRAGMKVFRDDVFGRHRFVFQADHEWFEANGIYDFPHDDKRAMDTNAFMLELMKDPDTREAIRKMLKSEMVKPIRKVVEMLNT; this is encoded by the coding sequence ATGCAGATTACGGTTATCAGTGGCAGTCCCAAAGGTGAGCTCAGTGTGACCCTGCAGTCTCTGCGTTACCTTGAAAAGAAGTTTCCTGAACACAGCATGCATGTGGTTCATGTCGGCCAGACCATCCGGAGCATAGAGGAGAAAGCGGAAAGAAGAGAGGAGATCCGGAACCTCGTCAAAGTCTCGGAACTTGTGCTTTTTGTCCACCCCGTATATACTTTCAGCATCCCATCTCAGCTGAAGCGGTTTATGGAGATCGTTCATGAAACGGATCTGAAAGAGGTTTTTGCAGGAAAATATGCGGCTGTCCTTACAACATCCATTCATTTTTTTGATCACAGTGCCCATGCGTACATGAGGGCCGTAATCGAAGACCTGGGTATGGCCTTTGCCGGTGCCTTTTCCGCAGACTCTTATGATCTTCTCAATGAAAGAGAGCAGCAGAGACTGGAATGTTTTGCCACAGATCTTTTGGCAACGGTCAGCCTGAAACGACCCGTTTCAAGGGCTTATGCTCCCCTTGCACCGTTTGTCTGGGATTATGTACCCTTATCCTCTCCTTCGGTGCTGGATTCCCGGGGCAAAAAGGTGGTCATTATTCAGGATAAAAGGTACCGGGGCATCAATGCCGGAGCCATGGCAGACCGTCTGGCCAGTCGTTTTCCTGATGCGGACCGGATTATCCTGGAAGATATATTCATCATGGGGGGGTGCCTGGGATGTGTACAGTGCGGTTTTGATCACAGGTGTGTATTTACGGGTAAGGATGATTTTATCCGAACCTATGAAGATCGCATCAAGCCGGCGGATATTCTGTTCTTTGTCATGAAAATTGAAGACCGTATGTTTTCTTCCCTCTGGAAGACTTTTTTTGACAGGGGATTCTACAACACCCACACGCCCACGCTCAGGGAAAAGCAGCTGGGGTTTGTTATTTCCGGTCCCCTGGGACAGATGGCCCCCTTCCGGGAGGTGCTGACGGCCTTTACGGAATGGCAGGGGGCGGGGCTGGTGGATCTGGTCAGTGATGAATGCGCTGATGCATCGGTTCTGGATAGCCAGCTGGATACCCTTGCGGAACGAACTGTGGAAGCCTCTGAGCTGGGTTATGTGGCTCCGCCCACTTTCCTTGGCAGGGCAGGAATGAAGGTTTTCCGTGATGATGTTTTTGGTCGCCATCGTTTTGTTTTTCAGGCAGACCATGAATGGTTTGAAGCCAATGGAATATATGACTTTCCCCATGATGACAAGCGTGCCATGGATACCAATGCCTTTATGCTGGAACTGATGAAAGACCCCGACACCAGGGAAGCCATCCGTAAGATGCTGAAAAGTGAAATGGTCAAACCCATACGTAAGGTTGTGGAGATGCTGAATACCTGA
- a CDS encoding nuclear transport factor 2 family protein has translation MRFLSVLMLSALVMTGCTLHPQPSTPTDGIRYEICQTISETEIADLFQRWNESLTSGNPSIVTALYAKNSILLPTLSNQPRLSVSEKEDYFRHFMEKRPKGNIDQRHIIPGCNMALDAGLYTFTFAATGEQASGRYSFLYRWDGTDWRIISHHSSLMPE, from the coding sequence ATGCGTTTTCTTTCTGTACTGATGCTTTCTGCCCTTGTCATGACGGGATGCACTCTGCACCCTCAGCCTTCGACTCCCACGGATGGTATACGATATGAAATATGCCAAACTATCTCAGAAACTGAAATTGCTGACCTTTTTCAACGGTGGAACGAAAGCCTCACATCAGGCAACCCTTCCATAGTAACAGCCCTTTATGCAAAAAACTCCATACTGCTCCCCACCCTTTCCAATCAGCCCAGACTTTCTGTCTCAGAAAAAGAAGATTATTTCAGACACTTTATGGAAAAAAGACCCAAGGGAAACATTGACCAGCGCCACATTATCCCTGGATGCAATATGGCCCTTGACGCCGGCCTTTATACCTTCACCTTCGCAGCTACGGGGGAACAGGCCAGTGGACGATATTCCTTCCTTTACCGATGGGATGGCACAGACTGGCGCATCATCAGCCACCACTCGTCTCTCATGCCGGAATAG